The genomic window TCCTGGATGGAGAATCAAAAACGGGGGTCACTATAATGATGGTCTCCGAGAAACTCGATAGTGGGGGTATTCTCGCCCAACAGGAGCTCACGATCAAACGTAGGGACAACTCTCAAACGATTCATGATCAGTTGGCTCATATGGGAGCCTCTCTGCTGATGAAAACAATCCCGGACTTTATCTCCGGCAAAATCAAACCCGTTCCACAGGGGGCATCCCCGACCGCTTATGCCCGCAAGCTCACCAAGGAGGATCGACTCCTAGACTGGAATAAAAACCCGCTGGAACTCTGGCTCAAAATCCGTGCTTTTGCCCCATCCCCCGGAGCATTCACGCTCATCAACCAAGAAGGCTCCCAGAAAACCCTCAAGATATTTGATGTGATCATGTCCCGTGAAAAACAATTTGCGCCTGGGCAAATTGCTCGGATCAATAAACACGGGATACTTGTCGGGGCAAAAAGTGGGGCCCTCCTCCTTCGTGAAATCCAGCTTGAAGGCCGCAAACGCATGTCCGCCCGAGACCTAGCCAATAGTGGTATCTTTAAGACCGGCGATATTCTCGGGTAGGTAGCCGGAAAAGCGTTTTATAAAGCCTTGCCTCATCTGAGGGGGAAGAAAGTTCTTTAAATCTTTTCACCTTCATCGCGATTTATCTGCGGCCGCTTTGAGTAATTTATCCCTACTCACACATAGACCTTCTAGTTCACAGTTTCCACAATCCGGTTTACGTGCGTCACAACGATTCCTTCCATGCCAAATGAGGAGATGAGAAAGATCACACCAGTCTCCAGGCTTAAAAAGTTTCATCAGGGATAATTCTATTTTTTCAGGGGTCTTTTCCCGAGTCATCCCCATTCTTTGGGAAAGGCGCGAGACATGGGTGTCGACTACCACACCCTCATTGATCCCAAATGCATTCCCCAGCAGCACATTAGCCGTTTTACGGCCTACACCGGGCAATTGGGAGAGTTCCTCAATCTTACGCGGCATTTCACCCCGGTATTTCTCTAAAAGCATTTTGCAGCAGGCAATAATATTTTTGGCCTTATTCCGGTAAAACCCGGTACTTTTAACGAAACTCTCCATCTCGAATTGATCTGCCGCAGCAAATTGCTCCACATTCTGGTAACGTTTAAAAAGTGCGGGCGTAACGAGATTCACTCTTTTATCCGTACATTGGGCCGAGAGGATTGTCGCGATTAATAACTCCAGCGGATTAGAATGATGAAGCTCACAATGTGCTTGTGGATAAACTCGCCTGAGCACCGAGAGAATCTGCTGTGATCGTTCTTTTAAAGTCATAATCTGGTGAATATTTTTTTCAGTTATTCATCATTCCGTTAAATTACGGCCCTGAATCACTCTAGAGATTCAGATGGAGGGCTTAAGGAGCTTGCTTGGCAGCAGCGGAGTCAGGATATTTAGTTTTAAGTTGTTGGTAAAGTTTCTTGGCCTCTTCGCCCTTGCCGAGTTTCTCATTCATTTGGGCTGATTTCAAAGTGGCTTCCGAAGCCACATCGGTGAGCCCCTCGTAAAAGAGGGTTACTTTAATGTAATTCCCGAGTGCCTTATTATAATCTTTCTTACCGAGTTCAGCATCCCCTGCCCCGATCAAGGCCCTTCCTTTGGATTCATTCGAGCTTCCCTTTGAGCCCGCTACACTTTCAAAGATTTTAATCGCTTCATCAAATTTATTACCTTTAAGCTGCGTCATTCCCGAGTAATAAATCGCATCACCCATCAGGGGACTCCACCGATAGTTAGTCTTCATTTCATTAAATTGTTTATCGGCCAATACATATTCTCCCTTATTATAATAGACCAACCCTAACCCAAAAACACCTTTATCCATTGAACGTGGGCTATTAGCAAAATCCGTCATGATCCGTTCATAAACCTTTAATGCCTCATCCGTCTTTCCTGTGGCCACTAATGCCCGTCCATAACGGTCCAGATTATCAGCACTGAGTTTTGCATCAGGAGTCTCGGCAAGAATCTTATCAAAAACTACCAAAGCCTCTTTTTGTTTTCCCTCCTGTTGGAGGATTCCGGCTTGGGTAAAAAGGATTTGGGCTTTAAGATTAGACTTTGCACTGGCCTTATCCGCCAGTTGCCCTAGGTAAGCATCCACAGTCACCCCTTCATCCATTTTTCCGGACGCCAAAGTCTGTTTGGCTTTCATCATATTGGTTAATGCGTCACCTGTTCGCAGACTGTCGGGGAAAAGTTCAAGGAGTCTCTCGGCACTCGCAATCGCATCATTGATTAACTTCTTATATTGTTCCTTTTGATCAGGAGTCATACTAATCGGGCGGCCCATCGATTGTGCCTTATCAAAGAAAGTAAAAAAGATACGTTCCTGTGCATCCGCACCGACGGGTTTATCCTTATATTTTTCTACTATTTCCGTATACTTCGCCCTCGCCTCATCATGCTTCTTCTCATTCTCTAACTGGCGTGCAATGGCTAAATAAGCTTGAGGAGCCATATCGCTTTCGGGATACTTTTTGATCAA from Verrucomicrobiota bacterium includes these protein-coding regions:
- the nth gene encoding endonuclease III — translated: MTLKERSQQILSVLRRVYPQAHCELHHSNPLELLIATILSAQCTDKRVNLVTPALFKRYQNVEQFAAADQFEMESFVKSTGFYRNKAKNIIACCKMLLEKYRGEMPRKIEELSQLPGVGRKTANVLLGNAFGINEGVVVDTHVSRLSQRMGMTREKTPEKIELSLMKLFKPGDWCDLSHLLIWHGRNRCDARKPDCGNCELEGLCVSRDKLLKAAADKSR
- the fmt gene encoding methionyl-tRNA formyltransferase, encoding MVKIVYIGTSSFACPALQLIAATSNHEAVGVITQPDRPAGRRLELTPSSVKELAMKLHLPVFQPETIKSPTVIEQVKYLHPDIIVVAAYGQLLPPALMEIPKFGCLNIHGSLLPKYRGAAPVHWALLDGESKTGVTIMMVSEKLDSGGILAQQELTIKRRDNSQTIHDQLAHMGASLLMKTIPDFISGKIKPVPQGASPTAYARKLTKEDRLLDWNKNPLELWLKIRAFAPSPGAFTLINQEGSQKTLKIFDVIMSREKQFAPGQIARINKHGILVGAKSGALLLREIQLEGRKRMSARDLANSGIFKTGDILG